From Onychostoma macrolepis isolate SWU-2019 chromosome 05, ASM1243209v1, whole genome shotgun sequence:
GTGCGTCgcctaataaaacacaataggtattggacttgaagcagcactgcacagaccattctgtgtgtgacatcaaagtaccgcgagagagatagacagcatttttgacatttttgttttgataatCGTTGACATGATAATCGTAATCGAATTGAATCGTGAAACCAGTGCCAATTCACACCCCTACCAAATACAAGAGAAATGTTATGTAAGTAGACAAGtggtattttaaagtattttagtattttaaaagtatattagaacctaaagtgtacatattagtaccttttgaaagggtactgCTCTAGTGACAGTTTGGGTGCCTTTTTGTTCTAGGCTTGTCAATGTAACCTGCAGAGAGAGCCACTAAATAGTTCCCACTATACTAATACACAGactaacataatataaaaaacaaacaaacaaaaaaagtcaggTCCTAACTTTGTCATGTCTTACCATTGTGACTATGAGCCAGTGACGAGCCTGGGTGTGAAATATGGAGAAAGGGTTTAGTAGCAGAAATACTAGGAAGCTGTGAAAAAGTAGTGGGTGGAGCTGCTGTGGGACTGACAACACAGAAGGATGAAGGCTAGCCAGTACACTGGTGCACCAGCACACAGTCAGACCCCCGGCCATCTGCGTTACACAGGCAAACATATGAGGCCTCAGCACAGcaatcacaatattactaaaCAGGCTCTAATACGTGATTTCACTATAACTCACCTCGAAAATATGATAGTATGAGAGGTGATCTCTGGGATCCAGTCCAAAAATGAGTGTGTGATTTATTGCTGATATATCAAAGCAGTACAGGTTCAGTCCAATCAGGAACAGAAATTCAATCAGCAGGAAACTTCCCTTGTAAAGCTGCAGCTGAGGCTTCAGGAGCTCCAGGTCTGTTTCATTTAACACTTTCAAGACAATTGCATATGTTACCTACTTAGAACATAACATCTAACAAATAGATAGAGGGAATAGAGATATATCTAATAGAATATCAGATATTATATGCTATTGTTATAGTTTGTTTACAATTGTCTAGGGAGAAATGGGGGAAATGAAAGACTTTACTAACCTCTGAAAGCTATAGCGGTAAGTAAACCCATGACAAGGCCGCAAGCAAAGCCAATCCGAAACATTATCCACACTCCGACTTTCTTTGTACAGAAGAAAAAAGACTATAATGTGTAAGAGCCTTTAAATAATGCAAAAGTTATGTCTTGAATAAATTGATCTTTCTATATGAAATTCTGACTAAACTGGCTTTTCTGGTCAAAAATGATGGAGGATGTAGATTATTACATACCTCTGTAAATTAATTCTCCATTAACTAGTATTAAgcttaaattttaaaaagcatggGAAAGTACTATAAAGGCAGATttagattttacattttgttttactgtaGCATATTTGATGTATGTGAGTGTTAcagtacaacaacaaaaaaattgtttaagcAATAGTATGGCCTTTAaagctaattattttatttttaatgtctgcttttcaaaaaaacaaacaaaaaagtgtgTTGGggcagatttactaacagcttgtgcCTATGCAAACActcttttggcattaaaaaccTGCTGTCAGGATTTAGTAAAGACACGCAGTGAAATATTAGTGATGAAAAGGCATGGACGGATTTATTTTTGCAGCTGACCTTATTggatatgcatttgtaggagtttccttTTCAGACGCaagtatttaaatgaatcatgcaaGGTGATTAATGAAGGTTTTCCAGGAGTCAGTTTGCTGGTATTTGTGCCAATATTTAACACCCAGAAAAGAACGTCTTAACTGTGTTGTCAAGGAGATTACTCAGACCTGATTATCATCGGCTCTGCTTGTTACGGTTGTGGGGGTCACAGGGACTGAAGCGGCCAGGCCAGACCCCCTCCGGCTTGCTTATGGTGCTGACACGGGTTCTTTAATTTGCACATTGTCTGTAGATCACCCTCAGAACTTTCCACTCCCATGCTTTTATGgcacgctaatttgccctgtttagtaaatctggccatTAGTCTGTTTAACATGATTTAGTATACTTGCTGATTGAGAGCCAATAGTTTCATTTCACAGGTGAGGCTTTTTGCTCTTACCGTTGCTTTGTCCATTGGTGGGACCTCAAGTCTCTTCATCGCTCTCAATTTGTCACCCCCTTCCAGCTGGATCATGAACGTCTGTAGAATCACATTCAGTGTTTTATCCAGGAGCTGGATGTCTTGTGATGAATAAAGTGAACTAAAGGAACGGTTGCAGTGCTACATACTCGCCTCCAATTTAGACATGAGATGTTCACATTGGCCTTTGGCCGTGTTGAGCAGAGATGTGTCAAGCCTCTCATTTCTCCATTTTAGGCCATGTTCACAACCAAACTTTGAATCATACATTGTGGTGATCTTGCAGAAACACTTGTAGTTAAATTCCTAGAAAAAAGTTCCAGCACAATAGGGCATATTTTATGCCATTTCAGTTCTTAAAGAAAATGTTGTACTTGGTAACTGTAATATACAAATAGTAAGTTTATAGAGGTTTATATGTCTATAAATATGGATTTTCAAGATTTTAAAAGAGCACCTGGTATTTTTGCAGAAAGGCCAAGCtcaggtatagttcacccactgccattttgatttgttttagaCTGGTTCTTCTTCTTTTGGTAGGTGGTAAAACACTGATGACACAGTTATCTTCTTGAACTCTGGATCCAGAAAATTCCTGGGCTACAATCCCAAATGTTGCCAATCTTTTGTGAGCTTCTGATAGCTTCTCTATAAAATAGAAATGAGTAATAGTGTGAATATGTATCCGCATGTATTGTAAATGATCTGCACACAGTACTTTAGCGTTGTCTACCTGAAAAGAAGAGGTTCACCTTGTTCAGCTCTTCCTCGCAGCTTTTGAAGAACTCTTTTGTCACAGACCCTTGACTGTTTCCTATAAAGTGTTTCATTATTACTGATGATGGATGAATGAAAATTTAGTCATAATGTTATTCACTTACTCCCTGCATACAGCCATTCACATCTCAATCCTTTCCCTTATTAAGCATTCAGCTTTGCAAAGTtattaatgattcatttgacCTGCTTCACCTTTGATATTGTGAGGAAACCTGCCATAGAAAGTCGAAATCTATCATGCATTTAATTTCAAAGGGAATAATTTATGAGATTATACTGCTGTATATGACAGTCATAAATATGTCTTGGCagcatttcttttttaactCATTTTTTAACTTCttttaacagtgtaaaaatcttgcaaatatgcaaatgactatgatacattattttaataggcaaggcaagtcaaggcaactttatttatatagcacatttcatacacagtggtaattcaaagtgctttacataaaaggaagtgaaatagtcattaaggaattaaaaataataataatcacagcaataaaaacaaagtgatttaaaacttgatttaaaaagaatttaaaacatttaagaatagaaaatgattatacatagtgcaatcagttcggacgtagcacagtgctcattcaacaaatgcacagctaaacagatgagttttgagtctggatttaaatgtggctaatgttttagcacatctgttctcttctggaagctggttccaactgtggGCGGCATAATAGTGGAATACTCTCATATAACTAGAATTCAGCAGTGAAAACGAACCAATGTGTTTATGCTCTTACCATAACACATGAGGTTATGCCTATCTTCCTTGTTTAACAGAGATTTCAGGGTCTGAAAAACAACATATTACTGTCCTTTGTTTGGTTAAGTAATCATGTTAAGTAACGAATACAACTATTACAGTCtataaaacctgaaattttaaaacataaagaaTGTATCCAGGAACAAGAACCCAAACTTACCTCATAGCTCATATATTGCTTTTTCCATTCAGGAATCATTTGTAAAGCTAGGTGGTCGGAAAATGTCATTTGGACTACCTGCTCACCAGAGTGATCTCCAGTGTTttctccaggtgtgtgtgtgtgtgtgtgtttgtgggccTCATAACAATAGAAAGTATGAGGGAGGGGCAGTCACAGTGCAAGAGCACGAAGAATCACTAAACTCATGTATAATTCAATGGGTCATCTAAGCATTTAAACACACTTTTCTTACAGCTCTATATCATGAGCTTTCTTATTTGAAGCATCTTATCTCTTTAGCAGTTTAAACAATTAAGAAACATACAtactatatgtatgtatgtatttatttatagatagatagattaattGCTGtagatatttaatataatacaaaaacagCAATCAACAATCCACAAAAATACTAATCCAAACAGATGTTTGGAGAACACTggagtacaaaaaaaaaaaataggatcAAATTTAAACCTGCAAATAAACATGTTTtaggatttaaaaatatatataaatgaatgaatgaataaagaaGAAGACTCTTTGATTGTCAGTACATTTTGAACCTCAGAATTTTCACATATTTACGTAGTTCATGCAACTCCAGTGctgctgtttttaaagcaaaacatgCTTGTAtcataatttttcattaattgtaattcaattattaaaattcattttcacCAGTGGTTTTAGACTTTTGGACCCAGCTGAAAGTCCCACTGCTATTATCAGAAAATGTACTGTTAATTTTAAAAGCAGCAAGTTCATTCGTATATTTAcatcaaaatgaaaacttgATTACTTACAGGTATgtacactagtcaacatttgaagcagATCAAAACCTTTCAACAAAAAGTTGTCCTAAagcctaaaaccaaaatgcattcttttcttaaatgttgactactatataCACAAATGCACAGTCTCTTCTGTCGTTCCTGTAAGAAGTTATCTTTACAGATGCCAATAAATCTTGGGGGATGTTCTTGTTGGaagttgaaatgaaataaaaaataaaaaaatcacacagtcagatttttcatttatatttacagtaatattGCTAAACAATGTGACAAATAAGGATGCCCACAGAGTCTCTGTAGATACAAGACTTTTGAGATTTAAATGAATTCATAAGAGTACAAAATAGGACAACTTGGAGTATTTTAGAATCAGGTCATATGGTCCCTGTTGAGAGGATGCTCTCAAACAAAGAACAAAGTTTGTGTGATTCTGATACAATTATTGGTCATAGTTATCAAATAAATCAGGGCTATTAAGttcaaatgctgttttaaaGCAAATTTTACTTGTACGATAATTTTAGATCTTATTTAAACTGACAAAGTCAGTAT
This genomic window contains:
- the LOC131540324 gene encoding xenotropic and polytropic retrovirus receptor 1 homolog — translated: MKHFIGNSQGSVTKEFFKSCEEELNKVNLFFSEKLSEAHKRLATFGIVAQEFSGSRVQEDNCVISVLPPTKRRRTSLKQIKMAVGELYLSLAFLQKYQEFNYKCFCKITTMYDSKFGCEHGLKWRNERLDTSLLNTAKGQCEHLMSKLETFMIQLEGGDKLRAMKRLEVPPMDKATKVGVWIMFRIGFACGLVMGLLTAIAFRVLNETDLELLKPQLQLYKGSFLLIEFLFLIGLNLYCFDISAINHTLIFGLDPRDHLSYYHIFEMAGGLTVCWCTSVLASLHPSVLSVPQQLHPLLFHSFLVFLLLNPFSIFHTQARHWLIVTMSKVLAAPFQPVGFAECWLADQFNSLSPLFLGLRDLLCFYTYQINWRDMWSDSPLSVSLDCGLFSMPVTCLIQCFPPWLRFAQCLRCFWDTGHMLHLLNAGKYFTVFLMVTFAGLYNMARERSALLVEGRIYLYIWAMVTCTGVLVTVSWDLRMDWGLLQGNGLLKDELVFSQQWYYYAAMLADVLLRVSWAINILLAQMKDSAAAATASALLAPLEVLRRFIWNLFRLENEQLKNCEKCCAVQDFCNIWRHLEKDQDVLSKDHDKITTRATICCLPRPKRRVKETKLPVGGTDAEIHLCI